GTGAATCGTACTCTGTGCTAAGCTAAACTCCTGAGCGAGTTCTTGGATGTCTGCACCTTCCCTTCGTTGAATCGTGTCAACAATATCAACAGCAGTTTCAATCGTTTTTAGCGGTCGGCTTGGGGAAGAACTAGAGACCATAGGGAAACGATACCAATACACAGTATTTACAATTTGTGAATCAATGAATGTAGACGAAAAGAAACGTTACGATGGAAAATTGCGAATTTGAGATGGAATATAGATCAAAACTCCGTTTACAATATGTGAGAACGAGAAATTTAAAATGTAATAGAGCTTCCCAAATATTTGGGCATGGTGGAAACTATATTATTAATAATAACCCATATGTGGAGAACTAATCGATTAGTATGAGACGAGTATCGGAAGAGGATTACAAATTTCGAATAGCGCTAACACCTTATATTCAGACGTTTGAATCCAGAATTAACGCCCTATAGATTAATTCATCAAATTTTTACTAATTTTAAATTTTTTATTTTTGAAATAAATTGCGCGCAGATGGTGATCAGAAAGATCGAGAGTGAAGAAAACATAGCCTTGGAACCAAAATTCTCGCATCGACACCCGACTACCTGAGGGGGATCATATTCTGGAGTATGTACTGCGTACAGATCCACTCTTTAGATTCCGGAATCCATATTTGATATCTTACTCACCAACTGAAATGACGACGTTCCCTCGTTTGTGCCCTGTATCGACATATCGGTGAGCGTCGGCGATATCGTCCAACGAATACTGTCTATCGATCACGGAATGGAGTTCTCCCGCCTCGATGAGTTTTCTCAGGAACCGAAGATGAGCGGCCTTTTCGTCCGGTGATTTCAACCCGGTAGCGGTGAAGACCGCCCGTTTGCTGCCGAATAGCTTTGTCCATCCCATCCGGAACAGGATTGCAGATGACGGAACCGTCGTCAGGTACATTCCGTCTCGTGTGAGCGACTCTTTGCACCGCGAATACGAACTCTTGCCTACTGCGTCGAATATGATATCATATTTTTCACCCATCGTCGTGAAATCCGTCTGTGTATAGTCAATGACCGTATCGGCACCGAGCGATTTGACCAACTCATTGTTTCTCGTACTACAGACGCCCGTGACCTCCGCCCCGAAGTGCTTGGCAAGCTGGATCGCAAAGGTTCCGATCGATCCGGATGCCCCGTTGATGAGGATCGATTGACCACGGTGAATATCAGCCGTATCTCGAAGAAACCCCATTGCCGTGAGTGCTCCATCACAGACGGCGGCAGCTTCGCCATCACTCATATTAGACGGCAATGCTGCAAGCGCCCCGTCTTCGGGGAGACAAATGTATTCAGCGTGCGCACCACTGTCGGGAGCAGCTGTTCCAAACAC
The window above is part of the Haladaptatus caseinilyticus genome. Proteins encoded here:
- a CDS encoding NAD(P)-dependent alcohol dehydrogenase, whose translation is MTTSTTERSAQTDARMKAVVATKYGSPDVLRVTEVAKPTPKDDEILIRINATTVSPSDSAFRQGKPFLVRFFSGLSKPDSILGDVLAGEVEAVGSDVTRFAEGDRVFGTAAPDSGAHAEYICLPEDGALAALPSNMSDGEAAAVCDGALTAMGFLRDTADIHRGQSILINGASGSIGTFAIQLAKHFGAEVTGVCSTRNNELVKSLGADTVIDYTQTDFTTMGEKYDIIFDAVGKSSYSRCKESLTRDGMYLTTVPSSAILFRMGWTKLFGSKRAVFTATGLKSPDEKAAHLRFLRKLIEAGELHSVIDRQYSLDDIADAHRYVDTGHKRGNVVISVGE